Proteins from a single region of Chromobacterium sp. ATCC 53434:
- a CDS encoding alpha-D-ribose 1-methylphosphonate 5-triphosphate diphosphatase, whose product MKQILNHARIVLADRVIENGALEINDGLIAAIHQQPLPEGEDLAGALLLPGLVEIHTDNLEKHLMPRNGVLWPALPAVITHDAQCVAAGITTVLDALAVGDLEGDSVRLDTLHSAFDAINQGMREDALRADHFFHLRCELAYPGLLDELAPLISHPAVRLLSVMDHTPGQRQYRDLEQYKKYYGKKKVGWNEDTFLAAVEERKARQAEFAGRHKQAAVEMARARGIALASHDDTDEAHIAEALRDGVAISEFPTTREAAAAARRHGLATVMGAPNVVRGGSHSGNVAALELARHDLLDILSSDYVPASLLHGAWLLHTQGGWALPRAVAAVSLNPARAVGLADRGDIAVGQRADLVAMTARGDVPLVRNVWNQGRRVF is encoded by the coding sequence ATGAAACAGATTCTGAACCACGCCCGCATCGTGCTGGCCGACCGCGTGATCGAAAACGGCGCGCTGGAAATCAACGATGGCCTGATCGCCGCGATACACCAGCAGCCGCTGCCCGAGGGCGAGGACCTGGCCGGCGCGCTCTTGCTGCCCGGCCTGGTAGAGATCCATACCGACAATCTGGAAAAACACCTGATGCCGCGCAACGGCGTGCTGTGGCCCGCGCTGCCGGCGGTGATCACCCACGACGCCCAATGCGTGGCCGCCGGCATCACCACGGTGCTGGACGCGCTGGCGGTCGGCGACCTGGAGGGCGACAGCGTGCGGCTGGACACGCTGCACAGCGCCTTCGACGCGATCAACCAGGGCATGCGCGAGGACGCGCTGCGCGCCGACCACTTCTTCCACCTGCGCTGCGAGCTGGCCTATCCGGGCCTGCTGGACGAATTGGCGCCGCTGATCTCCCACCCGGCTGTCAGGCTGCTGTCGGTGATGGATCATACGCCGGGCCAGCGCCAGTACCGCGATCTGGAGCAGTACAAGAAGTACTACGGCAAGAAGAAGGTGGGCTGGAACGAGGACACCTTCCTCGCCGCCGTCGAAGAACGCAAGGCCAGGCAGGCGGAGTTCGCCGGCCGCCACAAGCAGGCGGCGGTGGAAATGGCCCGGGCGCGCGGCATCGCGCTGGCCAGCCACGACGACACCGACGAGGCGCACATAGCGGAAGCGCTGCGCGACGGCGTGGCGATCTCGGAATTCCCGACGACGCGGGAGGCGGCGGCGGCGGCCAGGCGGCACGGCCTCGCCACCGTGATGGGCGCGCCCAATGTGGTGCGCGGCGGCTCCCACTCCGGCAATGTGGCGGCGCTGGAGCTGGCGCGGCACGATCTGCTGGACATCCTGTCGTCCGACTACGTGCCGGCCAGCCTGCTGCACGGCGCCTGGCTGCTGCACACGCAAGGGGGCTGGGCATTGCCGCGCGCCGTCGCCGCCGTCAGCCTGAATCCGGCGCGCGCGGTGGGTCTGGCCGACCGCGGCGACATCGCCGTCGGCCAGCGCGCCGACCTGGTGGCGATGACGGCGCGCGGCGACGTGCCGCTGGTGCGAAACGTATGGAACCAGGGCAGGAGGGTATTCTGA
- a CDS encoding phosphonate degradation HD-domain oxygenase yields the protein MFDAIAALRQLYREHGARHYGEAVSQFDHAIQAATLARDAGCDDELTLAAFLHDVGHLLEHDGAETMGDYGVMAHDKLARDYLLQLGFSSRLARLVGMHVEAKRYLCAVDPAYLAALSPASAATLAYQGGPMGAGEAEAFASLPELADILALRRLDEAAKDGGWSPDAADWVWPLLAAHLAGQTGG from the coding sequence ATGTTCGACGCCATCGCCGCGCTGCGGCAGCTGTACCGCGAACACGGCGCGCGCCATTACGGCGAGGCGGTCAGCCAGTTCGACCACGCGATCCAGGCCGCCACGCTGGCGCGCGACGCCGGCTGCGACGACGAGCTGACGCTGGCGGCCTTCCTGCACGACGTCGGCCACCTGCTGGAGCACGACGGCGCGGAAACGATGGGCGACTACGGCGTGATGGCCCACGACAAGCTGGCCCGCGACTATCTGCTGCAGCTGGGCTTCTCCTCCCGGCTCGCGCGGCTGGTCGGCATGCATGTCGAGGCCAAGCGTTATCTGTGCGCCGTCGATCCGGCCTACCTGGCGGCGCTGTCGCCGGCCAGCGCCGCCACGCTGGCCTACCAGGGCGGACCGATGGGCGCCGGCGAGGCCGAGGCCTTCGCCAGCCTGCCGGAGCTGGCCGACATCCTGGCGCTCAGACGGCTGGACGAAGCGGCCAAGGACGGCGGCTGGAGCCCTGACGCGGCCGACTGGGTGTGGCCGCTGTTGGCCGCCCACCTGGCCGGCCAGACCGGCGGCTGA
- a CDS encoding DAPG hydrolase family protein, translating into MNAQNRISNHDELLSPRPLTLETGIRRLDDGRLLVAVRTELPGCAGRMLEWWFKFFETTQHIRWWHPHDHHRMHGWDRNWRRGERYVGACVRAEESLGDFPPVAAVLKFHEPADFFSADALAQARRELAVSGLVCARIAFGDEPRLAADGDPLDGEMIHLARDKPQGAVLRSRFVLGGESPVPDELGLGLMQHCYDEFSSLARFLPSLYYGEHANGEKGPLAW; encoded by the coding sequence GTGAATGCTCAGAATCGGATATCGAACCATGACGAACTGCTGTCGCCGCGTCCCTTGACGCTGGAAACCGGCATCCGCCGGCTGGACGACGGCCGCTTGCTGGTGGCGGTCAGGACCGAGTTGCCGGGCTGCGCCGGCCGGATGCTGGAGTGGTGGTTCAAGTTTTTCGAGACCACTCAGCACATCCGCTGGTGGCACCCGCACGACCATCACCGGATGCACGGCTGGGACCGGAACTGGCGGCGGGGCGAGCGCTATGTCGGCGCCTGCGTGCGCGCCGAGGAGTCGCTGGGCGATTTCCCGCCGGTGGCGGCGGTGCTGAAGTTTCACGAGCCGGCGGATTTCTTCTCGGCCGACGCGCTGGCGCAGGCGAGGCGGGAGCTGGCGGTGTCCGGGCTGGTGTGCGCGCGCATCGCCTTCGGCGACGAACCCAGGCTGGCGGCCGACGGCGATCCGCTGGACGGCGAGATGATTCACCTGGCGCGCGACAAGCCGCAAGGCGCGGTGCTGCGCAGCCGTTTCGTGCTGGGCGGCGAGTCGCCGGTGCCGGACGAATTGGGCCTGGGCCTGATGCAGCACTGCTACGACGAGTTCAGCAGTCTGGCGCGCTTCCTGCCTTCGCTGTATTACGGCGAGCACGCCAACGGCGAGAAGGGGCCGCTGGCGTGGTGA
- a CDS encoding TetR/AcrR family transcriptional regulator, producing the protein MSSAMDISSSPAPRPRGRPASPEEALRSQVLRAATELLLGDGYRALSIEAVAKRAGVAKKTVYRFADNREQLLAAIVDDWTAGLARAVEAPLDQESDVAQALEALLLSLAERVLSAEAVGMFKLLINDFPGREQALAAYTGHGIRHSASLLADWLAERRRRGLLRMDDPASCAELLLAMAIAEPLRRMALGLAAPGVDAALRERVRAAARLCYEGMRPG; encoded by the coding sequence ATGTCAAGCGCAATGGATATTTCATCGTCCCCCGCTCCCCGGCCGCGAGGCCGCCCGGCCTCGCCGGAGGAGGCGCTGCGCAGCCAGGTGCTGCGGGCCGCGACCGAGCTGCTGCTTGGCGATGGCTACCGGGCCTTGAGCATAGAAGCGGTGGCCAAGCGCGCCGGCGTGGCCAAGAAGACGGTGTATCGTTTCGCCGACAACCGGGAACAGCTGCTGGCGGCCATCGTCGACGACTGGACCGCCGGACTCGCCCGCGCGGTCGAAGCGCCGCTGGATCAGGAGAGCGATGTGGCGCAGGCGCTGGAGGCGCTGCTGCTGTCGCTCGCCGAACGGGTGCTGTCGGCGGAAGCCGTGGGAATGTTCAAGCTGCTGATCAACGATTTTCCCGGCCGCGAGCAGGCGCTGGCGGCGTATACCGGGCACGGCATCCGCCACAGCGCGTCGCTGCTGGCGGACTGGCTGGCCGAACGCCGGCGCCGCGGTCTGCTGAGAATGGACGACCCGGCGAGCTGCGCCGAGCTGCTGCTGGCGATGGCCATCGCCGAACCGCTGCGGCGGATGGCGCTGGGCCTGGCCGCGCCCGGCGTCGACGCGGCGCTGCGCGAACGGGTGCGGGCCGCCGCGCGCCTGTGTTACGAGGGAATGCGGCCAGGCTAG
- a CDS encoding ATP-binding protein, protein MTQLHLVFGPQGAGKSTHARKLAEAERAVHLAIDDWMGQLYGPDLPQPLDFGWVMERAARCERRIWLTALAIVRGGGRAVLDLGFMKAASRSRFLALADEHGLSAKLHYVTAAPDVRRQRVQQRNAARGDTFSFEVTPAMFDAMETQFEPATDEELARSAVIATG, encoded by the coding sequence ATGACTCAATTGCATCTGGTGTTCGGCCCGCAAGGGGCCGGCAAATCCACCCACGCGCGCAAGCTGGCCGAAGCGGAGCGGGCGGTGCACCTGGCGATAGACGACTGGATGGGGCAGCTGTACGGTCCGGATCTGCCGCAGCCGCTGGATTTCGGCTGGGTGATGGAAAGGGCGGCGCGTTGCGAGCGGCGAATCTGGCTGACGGCGCTGGCCATCGTCCGCGGCGGCGGCCGCGCGGTGCTGGACCTCGGCTTCATGAAGGCGGCCAGCCGCAGCCGTTTTCTTGCGCTGGCGGATGAGCACGGTTTGAGCGCCAAGCTGCATTACGTGACGGCGGCGCCCGATGTGCGCCGTCAGCGCGTGCAGCAGCGGAACGCCGCGCGCGGCGATACCTTCTCCTTCGAAGTGACGCCGGCGATGTTCGACGCGATGGAGACGCAGTTCGAGCCGGCCACGGACGAGGAGCTGGCCCGCTCGGCGGTGATCGCCACCGGCTAG